The Gemmatimonas sp. region GGGCAGGGACATCTTCCTCATTCCCTCTTTCGCCGGCGATCGCCGGTGTCCCCAATGGCTGCCATGGTGTCCGAAACGATTTCCGAACTGCGGGTGCGATACGCGGAAACCGACCAGATGGGGGTCGTGTATCACGCCAACTATCTCGTGTGGTGCGAACTTGGCCGGACTGACTTCATACGCGCACTGGGAAAGTCGTACGCCGAACTCGAACGCGATGGTGTGCTCTTGGCCGTTTCCGACGTGACCATGCGCTTTCACGCGTCCGCGCGATATGACGATCCGATCCGGGTGCATACGCGGCTCACGTCAGCGGGGTCGCGCGGACTTGCCTTCGCGTATCGCGTGATGCGTGCCGACACGGACACCCTGCTGGTGTCCGCGACCACCGCGCTGGTCTCCATCGACAAGACCGGGCGCTTGGCGGCGATGCCGCGTGACGTGCGCGCCGTACTCGAGGCGGCGGTCATGCCGGCAGGCCATGCGCGGTAATCGCACCCTCGATCGGCGACGGATCGTCGCCCTCATCGCCGGCGCCGGCATGACGGCCGCCGGGTGTGCAAGCACCAACGCCGGTGCCCGTACTGGTCTCGGCCCGCGTGCCGCGCGCATGACCGCGCTCGACGTGCGACACGATGCGCAGCTCATGGCGATGCTCGATGTCCGTCGGGCCGATACGCTGCTCGTCGACACGTTGCTGATAGACGGCGACCCCGATCGCCGGGCTCGCACGGCCCTCGCGATCGGGCAGCTGCGAATGCGAGCTCGATTCCCGCACCTGCGTCGGTTGCTCACCGATGGTGACACACTCATCGCGGCGAACGCGGCCTACGCGCTCGGCGTGGCGAAAGATACGCAGGCCGTCGCGGCGCTGGCGCGTGCGATTGGCGGTGCCCCGGATCCGGTGGCGCGCGAGGCGGCGTGGGCGCTCGGTGAGATCGGCGAACCGTCCCGTACCGTGCTGTCCGTGGCCTTGGGCGACGGACTCGCCGCGCCATTGCGTGGGAGCTCCGCGTCGTTGCGCAGCGCGCCGGTCCGTGCGGCGCTAGTCCTCGCCACGGTGAAGCTGCGTCCCGCGCCGATTACACTCGTTGTGCCGTGGCTCGCCGATACGTCGGCGCAGGTCGTGCGTTCCGCATCGTACGTCATCGGACGACTGCGGGCGCCAGCCGGCGTGCGCGCCTTGCTCGCGGTGCGAAGCCATCCTGATGATGAAGTCCGACAGTATGTCGCTCGTGCATTGACGCGCACTACCGTCGGAGACTCGCTCGCCGTGCTGGCCCGTGAGGCACTGAGCGCGTTCCAGCGGGACGCCGACTGGCGAGTGCGGGCCAATGCGGCGGGAAGCGTCTCCACGTTTGGTACGTCGGTGCTCGATGCGGTACAG contains the following coding sequences:
- a CDS encoding thioesterase family protein; protein product: MAAMVSETISELRVRYAETDQMGVVYHANYLVWCELGRTDFIRALGKSYAELERDGVLLAVSDVTMRFHASARYDDPIRVHTRLTSAGSRGLAFAYRVMRADTDTLLVSATTALVSIDKTGRLAAMPRDVRAVLEAAVMPAGHAR